The following is a genomic window from Mauremys mutica isolate MM-2020 ecotype Southern chromosome 4, ASM2049712v1, whole genome shotgun sequence.
cctcaTGGGGGGAAGACTAGAGAACCCTggtatggagggagaggggaatgtgGGGAAAATAGGGGAATGGGAGCACATTCAGAGCCCCTGCCATGGGGGAGAATTGGGGACCCAGGCATTGGGAGAAGGAGGAATAGGGGACACAAAGCCCCTGGTATGGGGGAAATGGGAGGCACACAGAGCTGCCAGCATTGGAGGGGGAAACGGGGGCATTagtgtgggaggaggagggaatttGGGGGCACACAGAGTCCTTGAAATTGAGGGGCATGGAATGGTGTCACACAGGAAGGTTGTGGGTGGGAACTGAGGGATGTGAGAATCCTCTGGTGTGTGCAATAAGTTCACCTGCCAGCAGCAACCTTGTCTGTGACCCTTTAGGacacacacactaaacccagAATATAAAAGTAGCAACATCAGCCTTATCCCCAGGCCTGAGCTGGGGTGACTGAATGGCAGAATTACTTGGCTGCGCAGGGTGACCGTTGCTTTATTGTAACAATTATTTATACCCTACTACCAATAGGGCTTGTACTGCCCTCCCGACGCATTGCCCTCTGATGAGGTCATGTACCACCCTCTGATGTCACCTAAGCCCACCCATCTCCATGTATGGGGTGGTGCAACCAAAACCTCTTTATTTATCATGTTACGACACCTAGGAGATGAGAAGATTCTGGTTGTCTCTCTGGTGCCAGGATGTGCTAGCGCTTGGTGTCCCAGGTGCTCCTAGTGCTAGATACAGGAGCCTGTGATTCCATCCTAGTGGTGTTTGCTGTGCagcctcagctcctttcctgccAGTGGTTGTACTTTCCCACACGCACAGTCTGACTGAGAGGCTGGCGGACTTATGCTGCACCTGTGAGCAGTGCTTGCTTCTAGCCACAACTCTTGCTCAGGTTGCAGGCCTCATCCTGGGCCTCTTGTTTCAGGGGCTCTTCCTACTACACCAGTTAAGACCCTCATGAAGGAGCCAGATCTGCCCAAGTGCTCAGCATCCAGCAGGTACCATTGAGATCAACGATTCTGGACTCCGAATTTAAGTCCCTGACTGGCAgttgagcactttggaaaattggACTTCTTGCTGAAGTGCTGAACTAGTAGCTGGCGGGTGCAGGCAGAActgtttggaaaatctggcctttagtttCTTTTGATGCAAGACACACAAATTTGGTGAGTCACGGAAATTAAGATAATGACACAGAGAAGTCACTCCTCCATCTTACTCCCATTTATTTATTCAAAATAAAGTCTCCACCTTTACATTCACTGAGAAAAGAAAAACCTTCCTATCATCCTCCTAAAAACCTctttcacctccttgttcctcaggctgtagatcaggGGGTTCAGCATGGGGATCAACAGGGTATAAAACACAGAGATGATTTTGTCCTGGTCCATGGAGTACTTTGAACTGGGCCGTAAATACATAAAAATGGCCGTTCCGTAGAAGATGGTGACAGTCGTCAGGTGGGAGGTGCAAGTGGAGAAGGCTTTGCGCCTGCCCTCCGTGGAGCTGATCCTTAGAATAGCAACCACAATGTACACATAGGAGACAACAATGGTCAGAAGAGTAGATGTTATAATTGCAATAGAAAAGGTGAAGTGAACAATGTCTGTGATGTGGGTGTCAGAGCAGGCCAGTTTCAGGATTTGGGGCACATCACAGAAGAAATGATTGATGACGTTTGATCCACAGAAGGACAAACGGAATATAAATAGAGTCTGAACTGTTGCATTTACCCAGCTGGTGAGGTACGACCCCAGAATTAGCAGCACGCAGAACCGCTTGGACATGATGACGGTGTAGAGCAATGGGCTGCAGATGGCTGTGAAGCGATCATACGCCATGACACCCAACAGGCAGCACTCACAGGACACAGCAATGCAGAAGAAGTAAAACTGCACAGCGCACCCAGTGAATGTAATTGCTTTGCTCTCCACTATAAAGGCCATCAATGTCCGGGGAGCGATGACGGTGGAGTATCCAACATCTAAGAGGGCCAGGTTACcgaggaaaaagtacatgggggtaTGAAGCTGGGACTCAATCCTGATTAAAGTGACCATCCCGAGATTCCCCACCAGAATCAGCAGGTAGATCAACAGAAACACCACAAAGAGAATGACTCTCAGGTTCTGGTTGTCCGTGAATCCCAATAAGATGAACTCAGTCACAGTGGTGTGATTCCCCTTCAACATTTATCCCAGATGTGCTGTTCCCCACAAGGGAGAAAGTGAGCATTACATGGAAAGAAGAGACAAATAAAGGCTGAGTATCAGTTCCTTGGAGTCCTTCTGATCATATACCACGTGGTTCTCTGCTCAGATCTAACAGAGGTTGAAGACTCCATTATGAGTTTTGAACTAACAGCCAtgggtcttttagctcaggcagtaggaAAATAAAACGTTCTCCCAGCAGATAGCTGGCCAGCCATGCAATGTCTGTACCTACTGTGGGCAGATTTGTGGTTCCAGGATTGGATTCCTGAATCATCTCAGGACctttatgtaaatccatggtagaaAACATCCTCAAATTGAGGGATCACCAATGAATGATCGGGCGGTAGAGGCTTATATTCTACTAGATAGCAAAAAGAATGGAGTAccacctgtggcaccttagagactaacaaatttatttgagctaaggtgccacaagtattccttgttttttttgctgatacagactaacatggctaccactctgaaaccattctactagatcaggggtcggcaacctttcagaagtggtgtgctgagtcttcatttattcactctaatttaaggttcggCATGCCAgtcatatattttaacatttttagaaggtctctttctataagtctataataaataactaaactattgttgtatgtaaagtaaatacagttttaaaaatatttaagaagcttcttttgaaattaaattaaaatgcagagccccccagaccagtggccaggacctgggcagtgtgagtgcccctgaaaatcagcttgtgtgccgcctttggtatgtgtgccataggttgcctactcctgtacTAGATAGAAGTCCCCTATTCAGTGCTTACTGCCAAGAGCTCACTCAGTGCTGTCTCTTTACATTAAAATTTATTATGACTAGATTCACACACAGTTACCCAGGCTGATTAATTCCACCCTTGGCCAGTGGTACTCTTTGTACAGCAAGGTATTAAGTTGAGGATATAACACATAGGTGCTTGTCCACTTCCTTTTGTGGAGTTGGGCTAGTTGTTTCATACAATAAGGTACGTGGCAGGCAGGCAGAATTGTAGGAAAGGGATCTGTATTCACCACCCTGAGTTGCCAGATTTACACAGAGTATGTGTACCAGTAGCCTGGCCCCTTGTTTGTACTTCCGAGTTTCTGATGTTGCACACAATTAACTCCCTCCTAAAATTTTACCTTATTTCTCCAGTTCCGCTCCTTATACCGGGGCCCAACCTATCAGGCTATAGAATTATTCTCACGCTCTTTTTGGCCAATTGTCTATTTAAGTATTTGTatgcagtggaacagcttcactcGGAGAGGCTGAAGGAGCCCTCATCAGAATACCCCATAGTCCAGTGGTTCGGGCACTCTCTGGAGAGATGAGAGACTAACGTTTGAATGTTTTCTCCCCACAaagcggggggtgggaggagtaattcaacttgggtctcccacaccctgaatgaCTGCTCTTACCACCAGAATAAAAGTTAGAAGGTTGGCGATGCCAGCATGAGCACCAACACTTCCTTCCCTAGCATTTCTCAAAGGAAGCAGCTTAGGTGCCGGTCTAGGGGATAGTCCTCCTGGCCATCGGTCACAAGCTGTCGGGACTTAGGTGCTGAACTCCTGAGAGAGACAGGGCTTAGGACATTCTCCCATTGGCgagctccccactcagcatgctggcttttgtggatcccattcctaGTCAGCTTTCTCTCCCCACTCATGGCATAGGGGACCCAGGATCCTAGCTCAGATTTTGTGAATCCTGGAAATTTTCTGGGGACCTAAACGTTAGGCAGTATAACACTGAGCATTCCAACGCCTAAGTCCCTTGGTGAACCTGGCCTTACACATTTTCTTTATTGGTTTTAATTAGAGCTCATTAGAAAAGGAAATTTGCATTCCATGGGTAAATCCAAATTTTGAAATTCCAAATAAGAATGAAATGTTGACGTTTCAAACTTTACCCAGGAATGGAAATTCCAAACAAGAATTTCACTTCAGAAACATTTAAAAGATATTTTTgataatattgattttttttcaggaattttaaaacaatactgtaatgtaatatattttaatataatatagaTTAAATTAAcgttttaatataatataaaagtaaatatgaaataaaacaatatgataaactcaaaatgaaacatttttaccttataacaaaacattttgacattataaaaacaaaatgagaAGGTAAGACATATTTTGGTTAGACATGTTCCCATCCAAAATTTAATCAAAATCAACGCATtcctgcaaaatattttttgtcaaatttgcattttctgacagaattGCTCCATCAAAATTGTTTTGACCGTCTCTAGTTTTGATGTTTCTAAAGATTGTTTTTCAGGATGTATATCAACAGGGAAGAAGTTAGACTGATGTCTTTTGAAAGTGCATCTCCTATGCCATGCACCAGAACATGCATTAGCTGTGACAATTGGAGGTTTCCCTAAAACACTGCTCCTTTCTTTTGGCAGTCTGCCTGTGTGACTAGTCCCATATCTAGAGAATATAAATCTAGGAAATGGACAGGGTGGAGTAGGAGGTTGCTGATTCAGCTGTGGATAAAGAGTGATGAGCCAGATCTTTAGCTAGCATGAATgggaattgacttcagtggagctacattgactgacaccagttgagaatctggtgTTATTAGAATATCTACCTCCAGAATAGTCAGTCACCTGCACCTCATTGCTGTACAAAATTAATGAAACAATCCACAACCTTGATCTCCAGACACATGCGGCAAATATGCCTACTGGACACATTTCTTCACAatcaaaatacattttcaaaaaaatagaaataaaagtttTAATACTCTGAGACACCCTTTAGTTTGCAATATGTTATTCTTACCTAAGTAATCGCTTCCCTTTCTCAGAATGCAAGTGGCATGGGCATCATTTTCCTTGTCACTGCTTATtctgcaacagaaaaaaaaacaatataaaTGTGCTGTTCAGATAATCAGGACTCTGATTTCAGTGATTCTGAGCTCCACGTGAATTAGTTCTAAATGCAATTGTATCCACATGTCAGAACCAAAAGGAGAAAATTTATGCCATCTCCTTTGGAGCTTAAACGACAAACCTACAAGAGGGAGATGTCTGATGTTCTTGATCCCAAATAGGATTGTTTTTGGAGGTCggttgtttatatttatttttgtggcATATTGGGACAGAATCCTTGGAGTGCTACCGAGTCTGAACATGAGGCCAGGCACAGATGGGATTGTTAGAACATCTTTCATGTCCCCTGGGAATAACCGCACATAACTGTTTTCCCTACAAAACCTGTGCAAACTCCCTGGTGATTCTTGTATCTCTTTTTTTCAAAGTGAACCGGCTATTTCTCTCAAGCAGGAAACCTGAACAATCCTTCCAGTGGCTTGAACATTAGCCTGATACTCAGGAGACATGGTCATTTCCTTTCTCCATCACAGTCTTCCTGTGTGACAtagactaagtgatttgcccttTCTGTTCCTGCAAATGGGGGATGTTAATGCTCCACTACCTCacaaggatgttgtgaggataaatatattaaagcttCTGAGATACTCTGGTCATGGGGCCATATAAGTGGAGCCAAGCCAATCACTGATTTTTCACTTCTGATTGTCAAGTGCTCGTACACCTTGCAGGCTTCCAGTTCTCAGCTTgagggagagacaaggtgggtgaggtaatatcttttattggaccaacttctgctggtgagagagagaccagcttctgagcgtacacagagctcttcctcaggcccTGGAAGGAACCAAACCTCTTTCCCACCACCCCCTTGAGGCactgtaaatatttatttaaaaaaaccaaccaaccaaccaaaacccTGTACTACCTGTATCTTACCATTATTAGCCTCCAGTCCTTCCTCAGAACTGAAAAAGTTGTCTCAGCTGGTCAGGTATCACCAGCTTCCTCAGGGCAAAAACCTATTCGCTTTGGCACTGGCATGGCTTTCCTAAATCGAGGCTTGTGGCACTGGAGGGTTGGGGTGATCTCATCACACACAGCCCCAAGGAGGTCTTTTCCCTCATTATGAAGTTCTGAAGTCACCGTTCCTCATCCCAGTTTTCCAAAATCATGCAATCTCATGACACCGTGCTGGTTCTCCTGGACCAGAAGTGGGGGTCCATCCATGGACATACCTTGGCAATACTGGCAGTCACCATATCTGTTCCATGGGGCTGGAGGAGATTGTCAGTCACCCATCATGGTCAGCCATCTTCATCCTGTCAGAAAGGTCTGTCCAGATTCCATCCAGCATCTTGCCAATCACCCACCCCACTGCACGAACACTTGTCCCTCAGGAAGGAGTGTCAGGAGTGCGAGTGCCAATGTAGGATCCTGGCTTGTATTTTCGCCTGAGATAGTATTTTAAGTTTTGCTTGCCTGTTTGATTGATGTAcattatatgcacacacacacttactaatatgtgtgaatAAAGGGACCCTTACTAAGGACAAAGGCAGACACCGTCTATGCTGCTTTTGCCTAAGCCAGCTGGGTCTGTCAGTATAATGGGAACCGATAAGAGCAGTAGACGTGTTCCTGGGCACGGTGGGAGTGTGATATATGAGCACACACTTGAAGACCCCTCAACTCCTATCTCAAGGCAAGGTCAAGCAGCCAGTCGGGAGGGGCAAAGAGGGATTGGGGGGGAAGGTAAAACACTACAAGGCCAGAGAAATGCTTGCCCCTGACCgcagcacaacctcactccttacccctcccatggggcacagaaggggtgggatgaagaccccagacccacGACCCTCTGAAATGGAACGTGACGGTAATttgtaaggggtgggactgtgCGTGTGCATTTCAGGTATAATTGTGCTGACTGAGAAGGTGGAGAATGCTGGGAAATAAGGCTCTGTGACCTCAGAGTTATGGGACACGTTtgctggaaactaaccccaataaacattgacttatctgcacttcagacttctggtcagCTTTCTGTGTGTGTAACGAGACCCGGgggagtgagagggtgaagggaaagcctgctaacaaggagcaggagcagaaccACCAACCTTCCATGTCTTCCACCCAGTGTGGCCAGAGGGAGAGAGATGAGCTGGTACTGCCCTGGGCAAATGTGTAAAAGGGATGGGCCGTGGCAACTGCACTCAGAAAGGCAGTTCCTAGAGTGTCTCCTCCAAGGCACAGAACCTGGGATACTGCCTCTGAAGTGGTAGCGCTGCTCTGGCATAACAGAAGTGGCAGTGTGGATGCAGGTATATGCGTCTACACAGGgtttgacctctctccagcacAATGTATGTGGACACTACATGCAGGTCTGAGGAATATGCAGGAGCAGGTACAGAGTCAACTATCCAGCTATGCAtggaagtgtagacacagccaaagGAGGGATATTCCAAAAGCACAAAGGTTAGTTAAGCACTCAGCTCCCAATGAGCATCTCTGGGAACTAGGTATCCAACAGCCTTTTTGTGCCTTTGAGCCTCAGTAGCACCTAAATGTTGGACTGATATGTCTCAAATGGCATTTAGTTACCTAatgtacctttgtggatctagctgaAACGTCTTAAAATTCTCTGACCCAAAATTCTGTGAACATCCGACATTAGCGTTGAACACATCTGGGGGGAGAATGTATGTCCATCCACTGTATCCAGCAGTGACGTCATGGCATCTCGTATGCTCCCTTGTGGCCCGACCTGCGAGGAGCAAGATTCTAAATGGATGTCACTTAGAGATACGCAGGCTCCCGCTGAAGACTTGGCATGATGCTTGACTGTTTTTTCAATCAGTTTTTCTTGTGCGTCTTTCTCAAACTGTTTGATAGTTGCTGTCCTTTCAGGTCTCTCCTTGGCTGTGTCTTCAAACTGATCTGTATTCATGTTGCATAAGCTGAGATTCTGTTTTCGGTTGTCTTTGAATCATTTGTGTTGAGCACCTTTCTTGTGCTTTCCAAGttcccta
Proteins encoded in this region:
- the LOC123368034 gene encoding olfactory receptor 1019-like; translation: MLKGNHTTVTEFILLGFTDNQNLRVILFVVFLLIYLLILVGNLGMVTLIRIESQLHTPMYFFLGNLALLDVGYSTVIAPRTLMAFIVESKAITFTGCAVQFYFFCIAVSCECCLLGVMAYDRFTAICSPLLYTVIMSKRFCVLLILGSYLTSWVNATVQTLFIFRLSFCGSNVINHFFCDVPQILKLACSDTHITDIVHFTFSIAIITSTLLTIVVSYVYIVVAILRISSTEGRRKAFSTCTSHLTTVTIFYGTAIFMYLRPSSKYSMDQDKIISVFYTLLIPMLNPLIYSLRNKEVKEVFRRMIGRFFFSQ